The DNA window GGCATGCAAGGCGATGTCGGGAAAGCGGTCCGATGTGGCGAAGGCCGTGCGCGGATCGATGATCTCCAGGGGATAGCCGGCGATCCTGGCCATCGGCGCCAGCGCCTGGCTGATATGGACGGCACCGATCACCACCAGGCGTGGTTGGGGCAGATGCGCATTGAGAAAGAAGGTTCGTCCTTCCGCCTCCACGGAACCGGAATTGCCCGATCGAAATGCCCTGGCGATCGCGGCTCCAAGATCGCCCGCGACGTGGTCGCCCTCGCGCACGATGCGGTCGCGGCCATCGCCGAGATCGGTGACGAGGATCGCCGCGCGGCGGGCGCGGCGCTCGGCGTTGAGCGTCTTCAGCGCGTAGGGATCCATTGGATTAGCCAAGCCTTTCCACATAAACCTTGATACGGCCACCGCAGGACAGGCCGACCTGCCAGGCGGTCTCGTCGGCAACGCCGAACTCCAGCATCCTGGCCTTGCCGGAGCCGATGACGTCGATCGCTTCGGTCACCACGGCGCCCTCCACGCAGCCGCCGGAGACAGAACCGTGGAAATTGCCGTCAGCATCGATGACAAGGTGGCTGCCGACGGGGCGTGGCGCCGAACCCCAGGTATCGACCACGGTCGCGATAGCGACATCCTTGCCGTCCTTCATCCAACCTTCCGCGATGATCAGCGGATCGCGGGCTTCATCGAGATAAAGACTGTCACTCATCGTTGCTTCTCTCAGGGTCTGTTTTTCCAAGGGCCGAGAAACATATGGCTATGCGGCGTGCCTCTCGCCAGCGTCAATCCATCGGCGCGGATCGACGGATTGCGCCGACGTCTTGTCGAGTGAAGCGCAGAGGTCGGCGAGCGCATCGAGATTGTGCACCGAGCGAAATTCGTCGACATGCGGCAGCATCGCCTTGACGCCGCGGGCGCGCGCCTGGAAACCATCAAAGCGCAGCAACGGGTTCAGCCAGATCAGCCGCCGGCAGGATTTGTGCAGCCGCTCCATCTCCTCCGAGAGGCCGGCGACATCGTCACGCTCCAGCCCGTCGGTTATCAGAAGCACCACCGCACCCTGTCCCAGCACGCGCCGCGACCATATCAGGTTGAACTCGGCCAGCGTGTCGCCGATGCGTGTGCCGCCGGACCAATCCTTGACCGCCATCGAACAGTCGGCAAGTGCGGCATCGGGATCGCGATGGCGCATCTGCCGGGTCAGGTTTGTCAGCCGCGTACCGAAGACGAAGGTGTGCACGCGCCGGCGCTTTTCCGTCAGGGCGTGCAGGAAATGCAGGAAGATGCGCGTGTACTGGCTCATCGAGCCGGAAATGTCGGCCAGCACCACCAGCGGCGGATGAACTTCGCGCGCTGAACGGAATTTCGGCAGGATCAATTCGCCGCCGGTGCGCGCGGCTGAGCGCATCATGGCGCGCGGATCAATGCGGCGGCCATGCGCGTCGGCCTTGAAGCGCCTTGTCCGCACCATGTCGACGGGCAGCCGCAGCTCGGTGATCGCCTTCCTGGCATCAGCCATCTCGGCTGCGTTCATCTGGGCGAAATCCTTGCCCCGCAGCACCTCGCTGCCGGAAAAGGTAAAGCGGGCATCGACCTCGATCTCAGGGACTTCCCGCGGTGGCTGGTTCTTCTGGTGGCCTTCGAACATCGCCTGACTGACACGGTTTTCGGCCGCGCGCGGCTTCTGCTTCTCGCTGACGTCGGGCGCCACAGGGGAAAACATCGCCAGCAATTTCTCGATCAGTTCGCGCGATTTCCAGAACAGCCGGAAGGCCTCGTCGAAGATCGGGTGATCCTCATGCCTGGACACCAGCACGGCATGCAGGGTCCAATAGAAATCGTCGCGCGAGCCGATGCCGGCGGCCAGAACCGCCTCGATGGCATCCTTGACCGAGGCCGGCCCGACCCGCATGCCGGCCTTGCGCAAGGTGCGGGCGAAATAGACGATGTTGTCGGCGATGCGCCCATCCGCCGTCGCCTCCGTGGGGTCGGCCTCTTTGAGGTAGGCACCCGGCGCCGTCATCGCGCTACTCCGCCGCCGCGAGCTCGGCCTTGACCTCGTCGAGGATGCGCCGGCCCTCGCCCGAACCGATGCGGGCAATGTCGTCCTGGTATTTCAACAGCACGCCGATCGTGTCGGATACGGTCTCCGGATCGAGCGCCACCTTGTCGAGTTCGGTCAGCGCGCCGGCCCAGTCTATGGTTTCCGCGACGCCCGGCACCTTGAACAGCTCGATCTGGCGCAGCTTCTGGATGAAGGAGACCACCTCCGCCGAAAGCCGCTGGTTGGCCCGAGGCACTTTGCGGCGCACGATCTCCAGTTCGCGCTCGGCATTGGGATAATCGACCCAATGATAGAGGCAGCGCCGCTTCAAAGCGTCGTGGATCTCGCGGGTGCGGTTGGTGGTAATGATGACGATCGGCGGCTCTTCCGCCTTGATGGTGCCGAGTTCGGGCACGGTCACCTGGTAGTCGGAGAGGATTTCGAGCAGGAAAGCCTCGAAGGCTTCGTCGGTGCGGTCGAGTTCGTCGATCAGAAAGACAGGCGCGGCACCTGCCTTGCCGGTCAGCGCATCGAGCACCGGGCGGCGAATAAGGTATTTTTCGGAGAAAACGTTGCGCTCCATGGCGGAGCGGTCGACCTTGCCGGCCGCCTCCTCCATGCGGATCTCGATCATCTGTGCGGCATAGTTCCACTCGTAGACGGCGGAGGAGACATCGAGCCCTTCATAGCACTGCAGCCGGATCAGCCGGCGGCCAAGCGCCTGCGCCAACACCTTGGCGATTTCGGTCTTGCCGACGCCGGCCTCGCCCTCCAGGAACAAGGGCCGGTTCATACGCAGCGACAGGAACAGCACGGTCGCCAGCGACCGGTCCGCCACATAGTCCGCTCCGGTCAAGAGATCGAGCGTCTCGTCGATCGTCCGCGGCACGGGGCGCGGTTTCAACTCGGTCATTCTTTCTCCGTGAACGCCGCCGCTCCGCTGTCCAGGATGTGATAGCCGCGGGCGTAGTAGATCAGCGGCCGCAAATTATCGCCCATGCGAAGGCCTGTCACCTTGCCAAAAAGCACACGATGGGTGGCCAGATCCTTGGTGTCGATCAATTCGCAGTCGAAGACCGCGAGCGCGCCCTTGAGCGTCGGCGCGCCGGTGGAAATCACATCCCATTCGCCGAGCGCGAAACGCTCCTCGACCGGCAGGCCGGTAATCCCGGAAAAGCCGATCGACAGCGGCTCCTGATGCGAAGCCAGCGTGTTCAAGGCAAACTTGCCGTTTTTCACGAACAGCTCATTCTTGGCATTTTCACGGTTGAGGCAGACCAGGATTGTCGGAGGGGTGTCCGACACGGAACAGGCGGCGATCACGGTGGTGCCGCGCTTGCCGGCAGGGCCGTCCGTCGTGACCACATGGACGTGACCGGCAAAATGGCTCATCGCGTCGCGATAGGCCTGCGGTCCAATGTCATTCTTCTTCAGCACAAGAACTTTTCCACAGCCAGAACCCCTACCGCTATATATGGCCAGACATGACATGCCACAAGCGAAGTGCTTGGCCCATATCCCTGAATTCGCGTGTTGCACCAAGGCCGGGCAGCCTTTAGGTCTTGGCGGTAATTGGCGCCCGCGCTGTCATCGCGGGTCTGGAGGAACTCTTCGGCAGGATGCGACCCGGGGCAACGATATCGGCCGCACTGGCCTGGCTGTTCCTGGCCGGCGGCGCCGGCGCACAGACGCTGACGATCGGCGTCGCCGCTCCCTTGTCGGGCCCATCGGCCATCCTCGGCAAACAGATCCAGGCCGGTGCCGGACTGGCGGCGCAGGCAAACGGCATTGAACTCAGGACCGAGGACGATGCCTGCACCGCCGATGGCGGTGCAGCCGCGGCCAGGGTTTTTGCCGCGGCCAAGGTCAGTGTCGTGGTCGGCTTCCTTTGCACCGAAGCCATCGAGGCGGCGATGCCGATCCTCAAGGACGCTAACATTCCGGTCATCACCGTCGGCGTGCGAACCGAGAGCCTGACCGACCGCCGCGCCAAGACCGGCTGGCCGGTCTATCGCCTCGGACCGCGCGGCGACGACGAGCGCAACGCCGTCGCCTCCACCCTCACCCGCCTATGGCAGAACGAGCTGTTCGCCATCATCGACGACGGCACCATCTACGGGCGCGAGATGGCGGAGACATTTCGCGCGGCCGCCGAGCAAGCGGCGCTGAAACCGGTGTTCGTCGACACGTTCCGGCCGCAGCTCGACAACCAGATTGGGATGATCGGGCGATTGAAGAAGGCCGGCGCCACGCATGTCTTTGCCGGCGGCGACGGCGACGACATCGCCATTATGGGCCGCGACGCAGCGCAGCTGCAAGCCGGCATCGTCTTTGCCGGCGGCGAAAACCTGCGCACGCCGCCCGCAGACGTGCCCTATGCGACCGGCACGCTGATGATCGCGCCGCCGGAATGGGCCGATGTCGCCGACGCAAAGGTGCTGGAAAGCTTCTCCGCGCGGAAAATCGTGCCGGACGGCTACACGCTGCCGGCCTATGCAGCGGTGGAGATCGCCAAGGCCGCATCGTCCTTGTCCGGGAGCTCGGGCGGGGCCCTCGCCGACGCGCTGACCGGTCGTGATTTCACCACGGCGATCGGGCCAGTCCGCTTCGACGCCAAGGGCGACCTCAGCCAGAGCCTCTACCGCGTCTTCCGCTTCGACGGCACGCGCTTCGTGCCCTTGGAAGGCAACTGATGTTCCGCACCGGCCCGCGCAATCTTATCACCGACGTTGCCGGCCTGCGCGTCGGCAACGCTTCCGACGCAAGGTTGAAGTCCGGCGTGACGACGGTGCTTTGCGACGAACCGGGGGTGGCCGGTGTCCAGATCCTGGGCGGCGCGCCGGGCACGCGCGAGACGGACCTGCTCGAACCCCACAATTCGGTCGAGGCGATCCATGCGGTGGTGCTGTCGGGAGGTTCGGCTTTCGGCCTTGATGCGGCGTCCGGCGTGCAGGCGGCGCTGCGCGAGCGCGGTACCGGCTTCGAGGTCGGCGGCTTTCGCGTGCCGATCGTGCCGGCGGCGATCCTGTTCGACCTTAGCAATGGCGGCGACAAGGACTGGGGCCGCTACCCCCCTTACCGCGACCTCGGCTATGAGGCAGCGCAATCCGCCGCCACCGATTTCCAGCTCGGCACGGTGGGCGCCGGCACCGGTGCGCTGACCGCGGGGCTGAAGGGCGGCCTGGGTTCGGCCTCGATGCTGCTCGATAGCGGCGTCACCATCGGCGCGCTGGCCGCCGTCAATCCGACCGGATCGGTGACCGTCGGCCGCACCCGCCATTTCTGGGCAGCACCCTTCGAAATTCTCGATGAATTCGGCGGGCTCGGTTATCCCTCGCCGATGCCCGACGATGCGAAGCGGATTTTGCTGAAATACCGCGACAATCAGGCAGGCATGCAGATGGAAACCGGCGGCAACACCACCATTGCCGTCATTGCGACGGACGCGATCCTCACCAAGGCGGCGGCGAAGCGCCTGGCCATGTCGGCGCATGACGGCTTCGTGCGCGCCATCTGGCCGACACATACGCCGGCCGATGGCGATCTCGTGTTTGCACTGGCGACGGGAACGAGCGGCATCCGGCTCGAAGCCGATACGGCAATCGACCTCTATGCCGCGGCCGGCGCCACCATGGCACGCGCCATCAGCCGCGGCGTGTTTGCCGCGACGCCAGCCGACAACGATCTGTTCCCGGTATGGTCGCGCCGGAGCTGACGGCGTCGATCAGGTCGGATCGGACTTTTCTTCCTCGAACGTCACCGCGACATCGGAATTCGCCGACAGCCAGACCTTCTTGCCGTCGACCTCGGCAACCAGGGCCAGGGGAATGTAGTGATGATGGCCCTTGTGAGCACCCTCGCCGCTGTCGGCCTTGGTCAGTTTGATACGCTGGCCGTCAACCTTGTCGACGGTGCCGACATGCACGCCATCGGCGCCGACGACTTCCATATGCTCACGGATCTTGCTTGTGTCGGTCATGGTGGTTCTCCATTGGGACTGCCGACAATAACAAATGACAAGCCGTTTGGATGCATTGGCTTTCAACCCGCACGACGTTTTGATTCGGTCGTGCTAGGGATTGAACGATCGCGGCCGTCGGAGTGAAACCATGCGACTGCTTTTCCTGTTTGCCGTTTCCCTGGCCGTGCAGTTTGCGGCGTCGATCGTCGCCCAGGCCGGCGATGTCGCCGAGCTTGAAATCCTTGGCTTCACCAAGGACGGCGGCGTGTTCGCCTTCGAGGAATATGGCGTCCAAGACGGGTCGGGCTTTCCCTATGCCAACCGCTATTACATCGACACGAGCAATGACAGCTTTCTCAAGGGCACCCCAATCAGGGTCCGGCTTGACGACGAGAATGCCACGCTCGACACCGCCCGCCTCCAGGTCCGGCAAAAGGGCGAGGCCATTGTCAGTCAGACCGAGCTGAGCGCCAATCGCGGCATCACCGCCGGCTTCAACCCGGTGACCGAGCTTTCGGCGGATCCGCACCGCATGGTGGTAAATCCGCGGCCGATCTTCTCTCCGGTCGACCAGCCGCTCGAGTTCCGGCTGGACGAGATCGGCATGAACAATACCGAAGGCTGCCAGAGCCAGGGCGAGATCAATGGCTTCAGGCTGCTGCGCATCGAAGCGCAGGACGGCGGTACCACCAAATTGCTGCATGAAGACAAGTCGATCCCCAAGAGTCGGGGATGTCCGAACGGCTACCGCATCGGCGCGGTGCAGACATTCTCGATGGACAGCCTCAGCGCCTATGCGGTGCTGATCGCGGTGCGCCAATACGGCTTCGAGGGGCCGGACTATCGCTGGATCGCGGTGACCGGCCGCCTGTGACACCGCCTGTTCAACTCGCCACGTCCAACCGTGCCCTCGCCCGCTTTCGCCACGCGACACCAACGCCGCGCACGGCCCTTCTCGGTGCCCTCCTGTGGGCTGCCACAATGGGCGCCAGCGCGCTCGTCAATCTGTCGTTGCTGGATAGTTGGGTGACGCCGGACAAAATCCGCAAAGTGTCGCTGCTGTTCGCGGGCGGCGGCGCCCTGGCCTTTCCGGTTGGCCTGTTCGCGGCACGGCTGGTCTCGCTCGGAAGGGGCTGGGAGGTCGCCTTCGCGGCAGCAATGGTGTGCCTTGCGGTCGTGACGATCGGGCTGACCGCCGGGCTCTATGCCTTGCAGTACCGGTCCTACTATGCCGAATGGCATGCGCCCGTCTTCACTCTCACCTGGGGGCTTCAGTTCGCCTTCACAATGGCGGTGGCGCTCTACCAGTTCGTTGTGCTGGGCATCCGGCTCTATTTTCCGCTTGGGTTCATCGCCTTGTTTGCCGCCAGCCTCTGGTTTGCGCGGCAGCGGCGTTGAGCATTTCGTCCGCCTCTGTTAGGACGCGGGCTAACCCGGAGCGGTTCAGCGTTTGGTAGAACCGCCGACCCGCTCTACTCCTTCTTTTTCGCAATTCCGGACGGAAAACCGCTGCGAACGTTTCCTGGATTGCTCTAGATACATCAGGACTGACCGATGATCCCTCGCTATTCCCGGCCGGAAATGGTCGCCATCTGGTCGCCCGAAACCCGGTTTCGCATCTGGTTCGAAATCGAGGCTCATGCTTGCGATGCGTTGGCCGAACTCGGCGTCATTCCCAAGGAAGCGGCAAAAACCATCTGGGAGAAGGGCAATGC is part of the Mesorhizobium loti genome and encodes:
- a CDS encoding XdhC family protein, coding for MSDSLYLDEARDPLIIAEGWMKDGKDVAIATVVDTWGSAPRPVGSHLVIDADGNFHGSVSGGCVEGAVVTEAIDVIGSGKARMLEFGVADETAWQVGLSCGGRIKVYVERLG
- a CDS encoding vWA domain-containing protein, producing the protein MTAPGAYLKEADPTEATADGRIADNIVYFARTLRKAGMRVGPASVKDAIEAVLAAGIGSRDDFYWTLHAVLVSRHEDHPIFDEAFRLFWKSRELIEKLLAMFSPVAPDVSEKQKPRAAENRVSQAMFEGHQKNQPPREVPEIEVDARFTFSGSEVLRGKDFAQMNAAEMADARKAITELRLPVDMVRTRRFKADAHGRRIDPRAMMRSAARTGGELILPKFRSAREVHPPLVVLADISGSMSQYTRIFLHFLHALTEKRRRVHTFVFGTRLTNLTRQMRHRDPDAALADCSMAVKDWSGGTRIGDTLAEFNLIWSRRVLGQGAVVLLITDGLERDDVAGLSEEMERLHKSCRRLIWLNPLLRFDGFQARARGVKAMLPHVDEFRSVHNLDALADLCASLDKTSAQSVDPRRWIDAGERHAA
- a CDS encoding AAA family ATPase → MTELKPRPVPRTIDETLDLLTGADYVADRSLATVLFLSLRMNRPLFLEGEAGVGKTEIAKVLAQALGRRLIRLQCYEGLDVSSAVYEWNYAAQMIEIRMEEAAGKVDRSAMERNVFSEKYLIRRPVLDALTGKAGAAPVFLIDELDRTDEAFEAFLLEILSDYQVTVPELGTIKAEEPPIVIITTNRTREIHDALKRRCLYHWVDYPNAERELEIVRRKVPRANQRLSAEVVSFIQKLRQIELFKVPGVAETIDWAGALTELDKVALDPETVSDTIGVLLKYQDDIARIGSGEGRRILDEVKAELAAAE
- a CDS encoding flavin reductase; the encoded protein is MLKKNDIGPQAYRDAMSHFAGHVHVVTTDGPAGKRGTTVIAACSVSDTPPTILVCLNRENAKNELFVKNGKFALNTLASHQEPLSIGFSGITGLPVEERFALGEWDVISTGAPTLKGALAVFDCELIDTKDLATHRVLFGKVTGLRMGDNLRPLIYYARGYHILDSGAAAFTEKE
- a CDS encoding branched-chain amino acid ABC transporter substrate-binding protein is translated as MRPGATISAALAWLFLAGGAGAQTLTIGVAAPLSGPSAILGKQIQAGAGLAAQANGIELRTEDDACTADGGAAAARVFAAAKVSVVVGFLCTEAIEAAMPILKDANIPVITVGVRTESLTDRRAKTGWPVYRLGPRGDDERNAVASTLTRLWQNELFAIIDDGTIYGREMAETFRAAAEQAALKPVFVDTFRPQLDNQIGMIGRLKKAGATHVFAGGDGDDIAIMGRDAAQLQAGIVFAGGENLRTPPADVPYATGTLMIAPPEWADVADAKVLESFSARKIVPDGYTLPAYAAVEIAKAASSLSGSSGGALADALTGRDFTTAIGPVRFDAKGDLSQSLYRVFRFDGTRFVPLEGN
- a CDS encoding P1 family peptidase, which produces MFRTGPRNLITDVAGLRVGNASDARLKSGVTTVLCDEPGVAGVQILGGAPGTRETDLLEPHNSVEAIHAVVLSGGSAFGLDAASGVQAALRERGTGFEVGGFRVPIVPAAILFDLSNGGDKDWGRYPPYRDLGYEAAQSAATDFQLGTVGAGTGALTAGLKGGLGSASMLLDSGVTIGALAAVNPTGSVTVGRTRHFWAAPFEILDEFGGLGYPSPMPDDAKRILLKYRDNQAGMQMETGGNTTIAVIATDAILTKAAAKRLAMSAHDGFVRAIWPTHTPADGDLVFALATGTSGIRLEADTAIDLYAAAGATMARAISRGVFAATPADNDLFPVWSRRS
- a CDS encoding DUF2171 domain-containing protein, which gives rise to MTDTSKIREHMEVVGADGVHVGTVDKVDGQRIKLTKADSGEGAHKGHHHYIPLALVAEVDGKKVWLSANSDVAVTFEEEKSDPT
- a CDS encoding DUF2259 domain-containing protein, which produces MRLLFLFAVSLAVQFAASIVAQAGDVAELEILGFTKDGGVFAFEEYGVQDGSGFPYANRYYIDTSNDSFLKGTPIRVRLDDENATLDTARLQVRQKGEAIVSQTELSANRGITAGFNPVTELSADPHRMVVNPRPIFSPVDQPLEFRLDEIGMNNTEGCQSQGEINGFRLLRIEAQDGGTTKLLHEDKSIPKSRGCPNGYRIGAVQTFSMDSLSAYAVLIAVRQYGFEGPDYRWIAVTGRL